Genomic segment of Dactylococcopsis salina PCC 8305:
TACGATAGAAAAATAGTTTTTCAATGGCAACGAGATCAGGTTGAAATTCAGCAACAACATGATGTAAGTCTTCGTAAATTGTCGCCAATCTTTTTTCTATGGGTTGTTTAGAAGATGTTTCAATGACTCCAAAGTCGATTAGTTGTAGAGAGTCTTCTTTTAATTGCTGATAGTCTTGAAGTTTTTTGCTTTTTGTTGATGTTTCCCTAGTGCTTTCAGAAGCCGTGATACATCCAAAGCCAAAAGTTGCGAGTCCAGGATCAAGTCCAAGAATGGTTAATGAGGTCATAACCTGATTTTATCGCGCTACGCGCAGTTGCAAGAGGTTTTGTGGCTACGGCGCGAGAGTTACTCTACAACAATGCAGGAGAAATGGTGAAAATGAACCCAGAGGCATATACGGAGCTTTCGACAAGAGTAGGACAAATTTCTGCGGCTTGGCCCACGATTATGCCTCCTGAGCAACCCGTTTACAGTGCTGAGGAAGTGATGGAAATGGCTGAGGAAATTAAGCAGATGATGAATTGATACCAATTTAAAAAGTAGATGTTACATCTTGTAGGGGTTGCAAGGCAAACCCTACTACTACTTTAGGGGTTGCAAGGCAAACCCTACTCTATAACTTGGAAGTGACCTAAACACCCTTTTTCTGCGATCCAGTCTTGATATGGCAGTGGTAAAGATGGACACCGTAAGGCTTCGCGTCAAATTCATAAATCACTTGCTGATCGTGACGCACCGATCGAACCCCGTCTTCGGAAGCAGGATGAATGCCATGAAAATGAACTGTATGAAATCTTCCGCCTTGATTGTTGAAGATCACACGCACTCGATCGCCACTTTTTGCCCTTAATGTGGGACTTGGAACTCGATCGTTGTAACTCCAAGTACGAAAGGAAACAACTGTATTCAGTAGAAATGTAGGTTGGGTGAAGGTAACGAAACCCAACATAAATTAGTTTACAATTCATTTGGGATTGATATAGTAAGCTAAGGATAAATTACACGAAAGGTTAAATTGATACGAGGGAAAACCGTTTTTTTCGTTTTTGGAATTTGATGATACCAGTAGCTTTGAGTTTCTCCTTTCATTAATAGAAAATCACCATTTCCTAAATTCAAATCATACTTTTGCGACTCTGTTTTATCTCTAGATTTAAAGCTAAATCGTCGCTTTCCACCGAAACTAACTGAACCAATAACTGGATTTTTACCTAATTCTTTCTCATCATCACTATGCCACGCTACGCCATCGTTTCCATCCCGATAAAAGTTTAAAAGAACACTATTAAATTTAACATTAGCAATGGTTTCAATTTTGTGTTTAATTAATAATAGCGTTTCTGTCCATGATTCAGGATTCATGGTGATTCCAGAATAGGTGTAGGAATATCCGCGATCGCCATACCATGCGGTTAAGCGAGGAACAGGATTTTCTTTGCCATAGATTTTGATGTATTCCTGTTGCCAATTGATTTCTTGTTTTAACTTCTCAAAAATGTTGTCACTGGTAACAGAATCTAAAAACTGCGGATAGAATTTTATATCACTATGAGGCAGATTTATCTGTTGGTAGTTCGTTTTATTTTCTTCGGGAAATAAGGAGATTTGATCGGACATAATCGCTAGATTTGCTCTAAGTCTTCAGGGGTGTTACAGTTAAATAATGTCGCTCGATCGCGCACGGTTAATTCTTTTACGCAATGCTGATTTAAAAACCCTTGAAACGATCGCTCTCCAGTGGCTAAATAAGCAGCAAACAACGCCTTACATTGTCGATGATAAAAACCAGCAAGAGGCTGCCAAATGGGAGGAGATTTCGCCACCAATGCGACTTGATCTTTACCCATAGAATCCAGTTGTTGACACCAAAATTCTAACTCAGTTCTGGTTAGTTTGGGTAAATCACAAGCTAACACCAAAACCCACTCGGTTTGCACTTGTTGTAACCCTTGATATAATCCCACTAAAGCACCATGAGGTGAGGTTTCTTCTGCTGAATAGGTTTCTGGAATGATTTGACAACTATTCGGAATAATCTCCTGGTATCTTTCCCGCCAAGGCGTGACAATATAAACTTGAGAGGTGACAGTTTGCGCTAACTCGCAAGTGCGTTTAAGAAGTGGTATCCCTGAAATGGGAATCAGTGCTTTATCTTCCCCCATGCGACGGCTGTATCCTCCCGCGAGGATGATTGTACTCAGATCGTCTTTAATCATAATTGATTATTTATAGTTCATCACTGATAATTAGAGAGTAACCGATTCATTGTTCATTTTTTACTCTCGTTATGGATCAAAATTCTAGCGCGATCGAGCGTTCTTTCCAGTCTTTAATCACATC
This window contains:
- the ruvC gene encoding crossover junction endodeoxyribonuclease RuvC — protein: MTSLTILGLDPGLATFGFGCITASESTRETSTKSKKLQDYQQLKEDSLQLIDFGVIETSSKQPIEKRLATIYEDLHHVVAEFQPDLVAIEKLFFYRMGNTINVAQARGIVLLVLGQAELPYVEFSPPQVKQTITGYGKADKQEVQTAITHELNLTCIPKPDDAADALAVAVTAWHCR
- a CDS encoding molybdenum cofactor guanylyltransferase, with translation MIKDDLSTIILAGGYSRRMGEDKALIPISGIPLLKRTCELAQTVTSQVYIVTPWRERYQEIIPNSCQIIPETYSAEETSPHGALVGLYQGLQQVQTEWVLVLACDLPKLTRTELEFWCQQLDSMGKDQVALVAKSPPIWQPLAGFYHRQCKALFAAYLATGERSFQGFLNQHCVKELTVRDRATLFNCNTPEDLEQI
- a CDS encoding alpha-ketoglutarate-dependent dioxygenase AlkB family protein; its protein translation is MSDQISLFPEENKTNYQQINLPHSDIKFYPQFLDSVTSDNIFEKLKQEINWQQEYIKIYGKENPVPRLTAWYGDRGYSYTYSGITMNPESWTETLLLIKHKIETIANVKFNSVLLNFYRDGNDGVAWHSDDEKELGKNPVIGSVSFGGKRRFSFKSRDKTESQKYDLNLGNGDFLLMKGETQSYWYHQIPKTKKTVFPRINLTFRVIYP